The region GTAATGAAATCGAAACTAGCAAAAGAAGCTCAAGAATATGATAACAGAAGGCAAGAAACATAAAAAACGTTAAATGTGCTTTCTAAGTCGATTGTTATAGCAATTAAGAAGGCTGACTTTTGGCTGAATAGCAATTGTAGACTATCTCAAAGGTAAAGACACCTTAATATTTTGCGGTCATTCAACTATTAATCACACCAAACAAGAGTTTTGACTGCTATCTAAAGTAATCAAAAGCTGTTAAGGAATTACCATTTGAAAACTCGCTTGAGTTAGGTTCAATTTTTTAGGAGGAAAAAGCTATTACGGATTTACAAAGTATTTCAAGCAATGGCTCTGCGAATTCGAACATGAGCAGTAAAGAACTTATCTACACCCACCGTCTCCGATCTTATTTCTCTCTCCCACCGAAGTCCTCAAGTTTCAATTTATAACCATAAACCTCCTGAATTTCTATTTCAATAACTAGAAACTCCTTACAGTCTATTTTCACATAACACCATTAGAAGCAGCTGACATGGAAAATAAAAAGGTTCAAAAGAGTCTATTTTAAAACACATAAACGTCATATGGCCAGCAAcaatatacaatttaaaaataacctTATATCTAATTACTCTTCATTCTCTTCTTCCTCCTTCCTTTGTCTCCATCCCCAACCACCTTCCTCCATCCCCAGTCCTCCACTGCCTTACTCATCACACAACCTTTATCAAAATCagcaaaaaccaaaaaaaaaaaaacaaaacaaaacccaaagtCTCATCTAATAAAGTTAAGAAAACTCCTAACCAACATCAACCAACATCATCATCTGCATCTTTATGGTTGCAACCTTTTTTGTCTACAAATTTCCCTTTAAAATAACAAATCTCTATCCACAACAAGAATGAACCGACATGGTTACTCTCAATCCAGTATTTTGTTATAATTTCAAGGTGAAGATGGCGACAACATAGGTCTGCAAGTAAGGGATAAAGAGAGAAATTTGTCCTCTTCGAACATTATGAATTACTCcaataatgaataaaaaaaagtcaaatccTTTTGTTCAACTCCAAAAATTCGTgctatttttttgtaattcaagTACTTTTGGATTATATGAGTGCTCTGTTAAAAATTATGTTCTTGCATCTGGAACGCCACTGCTGCTCCTACATTTGAATACCGCAGCTAATCCTGCATTTGGGACACCGCTGCTGCTCCTGCTTCTGGAaagccgccgccgccgccgctctTGAAACGACCACCTGCACATCATCACGCAACATATCTGGTGCAGGgcttatttgtattttatgtGTATTTGAGTGGGAGAAAACTTTTTATCTTGCTGGATTTATTATTATGTGTTCTTTGTTGGGTTTGGGTTTTGAACTAATTTGAGTATTGATGAAGGTAGAAGTTGACGGTTATGCTTGTGATGTGGAGGCTAATGGCAAAGGAAGAAAATGATGGGATTACACATTTAGGTTTACTTAAATGAAACATTTAATTTAAGAGACTTGCTTACATGGCAATTTTTGAGAGATCAGACTACCATGTCAATAATGTATAACTGTGTTTTGTTAAATAGACGAAAAggatttttgtgttattttaattaaaattcaggCGATTTATGGTTATAGATTGTAGGTTGAGGACATTGGTGGAAGAGGGAAGAAAGATCAGGGATGGTGGATATAAATAAGCTGCAATAAAGGAACTAAGGAAGTAACTAGAAAGAATACTGAGACTGACAATAGAAAAAGATGGTGAATAGAGCAGCATTAACGATTGAAAATGGTGAGAAAGAGAAAGAATAGAAGTCAGATCACGTGAATCTACCCGACCGATGGCTGCAAATGAGTAACAACGATAGAATCCAGTTTAATTTTTGCTAGTAAATTGTTTACAGTTGTAATAACTCGCTTAACAAAGAACATTGCTCAATAGATCAAGACTTATAAATGGACCAACCTCGTTAAACTCTCTTTGCCATAAACCTCATCAGACTTATAAATGGATCAACACTCACTTGTACATCTTATTAAAAAGATCAACCTCGTTAAACTCTCTTTGCCATAAACCTCGTCAGACTTATAAACGGATCAACGCTCACTTGTAGCTTATTAAAAAGATCAACCTTGTTAAACTCTCTTTGCCATAAACCTCGTCAGACTTGTAAATGGATCAACACTCACTTGTACAGCTTATTAAAAAGATCAACCTCGTTAAACTCTATTTGCCATAAACCTCGTCATTCTTATAAATGGATCTTGTTGAAGAAGATAAAGACCTATATACGAATTAAAAGCAAAACGACAGACAAGACAATTGGAATTAAGGGGGATCATCACTTTGAAAGAGGGATACAATTTTGACACTAAAATTGTAAGCAACAGAAATTTTGGTTCCTAGAATCTCATGCACCTTTTTTAACAAAATGAGAAAAGGTGCGAGACAGAGAAAAGGAAACTAACAAATGCATTTAAGTTTTGTagacaataaataaaaacacgGAAACAAACTTCTAAACAGGCCCAGGAAAACTGAGCACCATAGGTTAGAAGTAATTGGAAGGATGCATAAAGTACTAAAAAAGGCAACCTTAGAGCAACAGGACCATCTTTTGAGTAAGTATCAGACAAATCTCTCAAATGAGTTTCTACATTACAATCCCTTTCATTTATTTCCCGCAAAATTAGCTTAGCTTTTTCACCATccgattttaaaaaaactacCTGAAATTGGACGTAAAGTTTTCCTCTCTTCTCCTTTTCCATAATTCAGCTGAATTAGACAGTAAAAATGTTAGATTCTCCTATAGCTCGTTTGGCGTCGTTTGGTGTTctccaaataaacaaaaacttGTCAACATCATCCTAATATTGGGTCTTtgggtttaatttcaaaaccaaGAAGGACGCACTACTCGTATAGACGCGAACCTCCCCTCTTTACCTTAGGTGTGACTCTCGCAATGTAATGGCATATGGATCTCCTATTAAACCACACATCAGGAAAAGTTTAAATTCCTAGTTCTATCGCCCAATTAAATGATATCAAAGAAGATTgtttctaattaaaaataatttaaagccCACGATGCAAGATGCTGTCCATTCTTTAAGTTAAATCCTTTTCCCCATTAATCACGAGAAAATTCTTTGAAATTAAAACGAACACGCTGTTGTTGGCAGTTCTTAAAATATCAAACTAATTCACTTCAAACGCCATTGCCATTCAAGCTGAAACCAGAATATAATTATACCAGTATTAAAATGATAATTCTGTAGACAACAATGAAATTCAGAAATTGAAATCCTACTAACCAAGCAATCACCAAACACCACAactaaaacaaacacaaactaaaatcacatttaaaaaattaaattaaaatacctTGAGAGCTTCTTTAAGGATGGGCTGATTGATGGAGTCGAAGAAGCAAGAAGCTTTAACCTTAACACTATGATTTTCCCTCTTTATACTACGGAAATCCATCAATCCGCCATTAGTTCGGCGGTTAAGCCCCGAAAAATCCGAAGATGACGGTCTTCTGAACTGCGTTTCGCTAAGATTCTtgtttaaattcaaattaaaatcgaAACCACACAGCAATTTTCATAAATTGTTATCAGATTATGGTTAGTTTTCATAAATAGAAAAGGAGTGGTTTACTCACGGTGATGCATGAAGATGAAATAATTGACAGCGCCATCGCCATGTCTTTGACAAtggctttcttcttcttcttttctcctCGAGCGTACAAAATGGTAGCGAGCTTCAGAAAAATTAAATGTCCTTCTATATATTAAGATAATGGGTAAttagcagtgttttaaaaaccggaccggaccggccggtcggaccggttgaaccgcgaaccggccagtggtccggtctgaaacagcaaaaaaccggatcttttggttggaccgggttggaccggttgaaccggattgaaccggtaaaaaaccggataTTGAACCGGATcagaccggattgaaccggtaaaaaaccagtaaatcggaattttttttaaacttttttaaatttatcaaaccggttgaaccggtcattgaaccggttcaaccggttgaaccggaaaccggtggcctcaccggttcggccaccggttcggtttttaaaacactggtaaTTAGTAATTACCTACCACGGATTGGCttagttgattttttatttcttttgataatagctttttttttaattcatcggatatcattaaattgaatatgaaacagttacatttgtaagaaattcgggataatttgaaaactaaacccgatgacctgacatggaacagacaacatgctgcctgattcgcagaccttacttacgaaaaataaaaataaattactaattgtttcgcgaattaaGTGCCGTCTTCAATCACTCTTCGTTCAAACTTCTCCAAACACCCACAAACTCACTGCATCCGATTCAATCAACACTTGatataactccttctaaaaaagagacaacaactccttctaaaaaggagatagcaaacctttcacagagaaaggacaacacacctttcataaagaaaggacaaagtaaaacattcatacaaaagacaaaaaataaaaaataaataaaactagtatagctcatagacgaatccattttgctactgaaagatcttcaatctaccgtcgcttcttgataattgaattgcgtttcgtgataaattttaatccgtcagaaaaatgaaaaataattgtctatttattatattctatgaaattaaaataacataaacaaaaggggtggctaccgtcaatagaaaaattaagcctTTGACGGCTgccaaagaaaaaaataagaaaaaaggtttaggtggctagggtttgttagagagaaaagagaagagacTTTTGATAATAGCTTAGTTGATTTAAGTcgaaaacaaaacaattaatatgagACTTACTGAAAGCACTTATATGAGTTGTTAAAGGCTCCTATTAAGTGGAAGGTTCCGACAGTAGAATGTTAAAACTAGTTTTTTCGAGAGTTTATCTAAATAGTCGGgctatatttcaaaaaattggTAGCCTTTGCCGGAGTTTTCTCATCGCAACAAAAAAGATAGCGAATAATTGATCATGTAGGATATCCAAACTATAATTTATTGCACTTTGGTTGGAACTTTTGTTCATTTTATACTAgctattaaactttaatttatttaaatgaaagtcatccgacaaaaatataaatgtgACTGTTTTGCCatgtgataattatttttatttgtattttaaaattttattacataCTCCCTCCATTTCATATTAGATGACGTTTTAGGGGTGATTTCTTGTTTGGAAATACTTGACGTTTTATGCTTTCAATGCATTTTTAGACTTTACATTCCATGTTTGCCCTGAAACAACAATCTAATCTAAGGGTCCATACGCCTAGTCCACTATAATATACTGTCATTATGATTTAGAGATTGTTAGCATATGGGTCAAATTAGTCATTTGGATATGCATTTAAGAGATATTAACTGATTTCTTAATATGTGAGCCAACTCCAAACACGTCAACTAATACCAAATGGAGGGAGTATGTATAATTTCATTTCAGCCAAAAAAACTTATGTTAATTATGCATGTATGGCTGGTTTTTAagtggaaaatataaaaattggctGCCACATATGCTTCTTTTTACATGCAAACTtccttttgaaataaaattaaaatttgataaacaaatttaaaaaattaaaagtataataactaaaataaaaaaaatttatattcgatttctattttattctataattaataaataaagttaaatataaaattctcaatttaactttttctttttcaattggtATTTTTGcttatatttgtatattttatcttaaaaaatGTCCTTTATGCTTACTATAACTAGGCGACAATGCGGGAGCGGATTCCCCATCGGCAGGAGGACACCTAATTAAACGAATCGAAAAATTACACATAAATGtacaaaaagaatttaattgttaaaatttgatcactaaagtataaaaaaattatagtttagaTATTTCAAGGATCAACTACCCACATAAATAAGAAGGACA is a window of Mercurialis annua linkage group LG2, ddMerAnnu1.2, whole genome shotgun sequence DNA encoding:
- the LOC126666787 gene encoding UPF0426 protein At1g28150, chloroplastic isoform X2 produces the protein MAMALSIISSSCITFRRPSSSDFSGLNRRTNGGLMDFRSIKRENHSVKVKASCFFDSINQPILKEALKEPVAFIGGMFAGVLRLDLEEEPLKEWVTRTVEASGMTVEDVDDQGSMPEEQIEIE
- the LOC126666787 gene encoding UPF0426 protein At1g28150, chloroplastic isoform X1; this translates as MAMALSIISSSCITCGFDFNLNLNKNLSETQFRRPSSSDFSGLNRRTNGGLMDFRSIKRENHSVKVKASCFFDSINQPILKEALKEPVAFIGGMFAGVLRLDLEEEPLKEWVTRTVEASGMTVEDVDDQGSMPEEQIEIE